From Onychostoma macrolepis isolate SWU-2019 chromosome 05, ASM1243209v1, whole genome shotgun sequence, one genomic window encodes:
- the map1b gene encoding microtubule-associated protein 1B isoform X2, with amino-acid sequence MVSDTAHHKQLVLAGQCFENTGELILQSGSFSLFNFIDIFTDQEIGELLSTIHPANKASLTLFCPEHGDWKNSNLDKHNLQDFIHMKLNSSTILPEMEGLSEFTEYLSESVEIPSPFDMLEPPTSGGFLKLSKPCCYIFPGGRGDSALFAVNGFNMLINGGSDRKSCFWKLVRHLDRVDSVLLTHIGDDNLPGINSMLRRKIAELEEEQSQGSTANSDWTKNMISPDIGVMFVNMPQNLENLEPNFRIRKNAEEAFLMLEYLNKLSLKPEPLHRNIGNTVEPIILFQKMGVGKLEMYVLNPAENSKELQYFLKEWTGSDKDKAPILLPNGKESELPISYLSSISSLIVWHPANPSEKIIRVLFPGNSTQNNILEGLEKLKHLDFLKHPVITQKELNSNFAPTLKQAKMKHKTDSKESLKSTSKPSPSKNLHKESKEESSEKLKTLSKTDSVETQEPTQKIEKKEKTLVKKVKTGDKDSKSKIEQTPKIDTPEKKKVDIKPKTIKKDTKKSMGKSEADKKAEKPTPKKEEKAKKEEKVKKEEVKKEIKRRDIKKDSLLKESRKDEKKETQKDEKEPKKDLRKVGGLKKNAPSTPEVKKPAPKPRVAARGKGLGSPAKSKEKVKSKPTKKDSGEPVEAPSISSATAEEPAVEASVTDVLEAERSLMSSPEDLTKDFEALKAEEIAEVDEILLQTKIDDSDQGILIKHEEISPCKESPEAAESLDEGIATTEAEEECGGTPGDLEPNQKSNGTSEKFEDEGTGLEESSEIGDYEEKGDTEEVDEQDRAISKLKDDGEQEEQVTKEGSDYVAEEPQYRHDKESEVQSFDVTTPPKISAPASPAVSIHDETLPADLESEVASDDENRDEPPEEYTTSGHTQSTIEISSVPTPMDEMSTPRDVMSDETTNDESDSPSQDFVRYGMTTDNERKTLSPLQDLPELDHSKSDATEGHEYHASASTISPPSSLEEDKSAKEFLAKDKFSFDSNRLSATSTTLPLVRSPSGDQNVNVDHVHTGVSSPIELGTTLAGMSKGMESYSPDEKTLEGPLSPQSSGHTPYYQSPVEEKAGTLPLDKTPESQGPIIVDITSDKEYSPKEASPIDEAVPVSQMGKKQSPSYEAHLSTNFELDHKTPSQTDNNDKKLATDDSSSVTSATSLPPTKVESLSDTNPFTTFKEDSKMSISEGTTSDKSGTPVDEVVAEDTFSHIASASTASLATSSLPEPTTDDVSPSLHAEVGSPHSTEVDDSLSVSVVQTPTTMQEAEVSPSKEDSPRPMSISPDVSPKMAKLRMPQQETKSPEQSLSVECGQESPEHSFALDFSKQSPDHPSLGGIQRTATENGPTEVDYSPSDGTSVIAEQRRPEEDGEKAMLFKESDSTQAASVSPSDASQSTPSVTTPSQIGEPREDSPNVGHFSESVTPKQSPRNHSPLSSDSSLVLGGPSTLHEGADKDKPSPSSFYKETGMDKIEDRTNLEKTPPKTMSPSSPTVSSCFSPKAEELKLGLGTNPFTDSKSPTSPKITSPPQHSPSSHQTDIQEKFSSSSTSYSYSWQYGESTKRCDGGSIGPDTSKTSPSQSRAVVDLCLVTSCEYRHPKTELSPSFINPSPLEYFMNEEQPLEEEKPLARSGGGPPPPGGKQQSKQCEETPPTSVSESVPSQTDSDVPPGTEECPSITAEANIDSEDDSETLPTDRTITYRHADPPPLTPRDPAPAPPHPDACMVDPEVLKAEEASQKDERGKPKKNISSKTKSSATKSLSKTSAIKESKVSSPKKTTEDKDAKNATNTSASRGVKSSTSGSTKSISGTSLPNCPPMYMDLVYIPNHCNAKNVDAEFFKRIRSSYYVVSGNDPTAQEPSKAVLDALLEAKSQWGNTMQVTLIPTHDTEVMREWYQETHEKQQDMNIMVLASSSTVVMQDESFPACKIEL; translated from the exons ATGGTCTCAGACACAGCCCACCATAAGCAGCTTGTCCTGGCAGGACAGTGTTTTGAAAATACAGGCGAGCTGATTCTCCAGTCAGGCTCCTTTTCTCTCTTCAATTTCATTGACATTTTTACAGATCAAGAG attggagagcttCTAAGCACCATACATCCAGCCAACAAAGCCAGTTTAACTCTTTTCTGTCCGGAGCATGGTGACTGGAAAAATTCGAACCTAGACAAACACAACTTGCAGGACTTCATCCATATGAAGCTAAACTCCTCAACCATCCTTCCAGAAATGGAAGGTCTTTCTGAATTCACAGAGTACCTGTCAGAATCTGTAGAAATCCCATCTCCTTTTGACATGCTTGAACCCCCAACTTCAGGAGGGTTCCTAAAATTATCCAAACCATGCTGTTATATTTTCCCTGGTGGACGGGGTGATTCAGCACTATTTGCGGTTAACGGCTTCAACATGCTGATTAATGGTGGATCTGATAGAAAGTCATGTTTTTGGAAGCTGGTACGACATCTGGACAGAGTGGATTCCGTTCTCCTCACACACATTGGAGATGACAACCTTCCTGGTATCAATAGCATGCTGCGGCGCAAAATAGCTGAACTTGAGGAGGAGCAGTCGCAGGGATCCACAGCTAACAGTGACTGGACAAAGAATATGATTTCACCTGATATTGGAGTTATGTTTGTCAACATGCCTCAGAACCTAGAAAACCTTGAGCCCAACTTCAGGATTAGGAAAAATGCTGAGGAGGCATTTCTCATGCTGGAGTACCTAAACAAGCTGTCTTTAAAGCCTGAACCTCTGCATAGGAATATTGGGAATACAGTAGAACCAATAATACTTTTCCAGAAAATGGGGGTCGGAAAGCTTGAAATGTATGTTCTTAACCCAGCAGAGAACAGCAAGGAGTTGCAGTACTTCCTTAAAGAATGGACTGGTAGTGATAAAGACAAAGCCCCCATCTTGTTACCAAATGGAAAAGAATCAGAGCTCCCAATCTCATATTTGTCTTCCATCTCATCACTGATTGTGTGGCATCCTGCTAACCCATCAGAAAAAATCATCCGTGTTCTCTTTCCAGGCAATTCCACTCAGAATAATATTCTCGAAGGCCTAGAGAAACTTAAACACTTAGACTTCCTCAAACATCCGGTGATCACACAAAAGGAGCTTAATTCAAATTTCGCACCGACACTGAAACAAGCAAAGATGAAACATAAGACAGATAGTAAAGAGAGCCTGAAGTCCACATCAAAGCCATCTCCAAGCAAAAATCTCCACAAAGAGTCCAAAGAAGAATCCtctgaaaaactaaaaacactCAGTAAAACTGATTCTGTGGAAACTCAGGAGCCGACACAAAAAatagagaagaaagaaaaaacacttgtgaaaaaagtgaaaacagGAGACAAGGACAGTAAAAGCAAAATTGAGCAAACACCCAAAATTGACACtccagagaaaaagaaagttgACATTAAACCAAAAACAATAAAGAAAGATACAAAGAAATCCATGGGAAAAAGTGAGGCTGATAAAAAGGCTGAAAAACCCACACCCAAGAAAGAGGAAAAGGCCAAAAAAGAAGAGAAGGTGAAGAAAGAGGAGGTGAAGAAGGAAATTAAAAGACGGGATATCAAGAAAGATTCCCTATTAAAGGAAAGCAGAAAGGAcgaaaagaaagaaactcagaAAGATGAAAAAGAACCTAAAAAAGATTTGAGGAAAGTCGGTGGCTTGAAAAAGAATGCCCCTAGCACTCCTGAGGTGAAAAAACCTGCACCTAAACCAAGGGTTGCAGCACGAGGCAAGGGCCTTGGTAGTCCTGCAAAATCCAAAGAGAAGGTTAAGTCCAAGCCCACCAAAAAAGATTCTGGTGAACCAGTGGAAGCGCCTTCCATCTCAAGTGCTACTGCTGAAGAACCTGCTGTTGAAGCCAGTGTAACAGATGTTCTTGAGGCAGAGAGGTCACTGATGTCTTCTCCTGAAGACCTCACTAAAGACTTTGAGGCTCTGAAAGCAGAGGAGATTGCTGAAGTTGACGAAATCCTATTACAGACCAAAATAGACGACTCTGATCAAGGAATCTTGATTAAGCATGAAGAAATAAGTCCTTGCAAAGAGTCTCCAGAAGCAGCAGAGTCCCTGGATGAAGGAATAGCAACCACAGAAGCTGAAGAGGAATGTGGTGGTACTCCAGGGGATCTAGAACCCAATCAAAAAAGCAATGGTACCAGTGAAAAATTTGAAGATGAAGGAACAGGTTTGGAAGAGTCATCTGAGATAGGAGACTATGAAGAAAAGGGAGATACAGAGGAAGTGGATGAGCAAGACAGAGCAATATCTAAGTTAAAAGATGATGGAGAGCAAGAAGAGCAGGTAACCAAGGAAGGATCAGATTACGTTGCAGAAGAACCACAATACAGACATGACAAAGAAAGTGAGGTGCAGAGTTTTGATGTAACCACACCACCAAAGATCTCTGCACCAGCTTCTCCTGCTGTTTCTATTCATGATGAAACACTACCAGCAGATTTAGAAAGTGAGGTCGCCTCTGATGATGAAAATCGAGATGAGCCTCCAGAAGAATACACAACATCTGGACACACTCAGTCTACAATTGAGATCTCCAGTGTTCCAACACCTATGGATGAAATGTCTACTCCAAGAGATGTAATGAGTGATGAGACAACCAATGATGAAAGTGATTCTCCTTCCCAAGATTTTGTCAGGTACGGTATGACTACAGACAATGAGAGAAAGACCCTTTCACCTCTCCAAGACCTTCCTGAATTAGATCACTCCAAGAGCGATGCCACTGAGGGGCATGAATATCATGCATCAGCTTCCACCATTTCACCACCatcttcactggaggaagacAAATCTGCCAAGGAGTTTTTAGCTAAAGACAAATTCTCTTTTGATTCAAACAGGCTCAGTGCTACCAGTACAACTTTGCCTCTTGTCAGGTCACCTTCTGGTGACCAAAATGTCAATGTTGACCATGTTCATACAGGTGTATCTTCACCAATTGAACTGGGAACCACATTAGCAGGGATGTCAAAAGGAATGGAATCATACAGTCCAGATGAGAAAACCTTAGAGGGCCCTTTATCTCCTCAGTCCTCAGGTCACACACCTTACTACCAATCCCCAGTAGAGGAAAAAGCTGGCACTCTACCACTGGACAAAACACCTGAGTCCCAGGGTCCTATTATTGTTGACATCACAAGTGACAAGGAATACTCTCCCAAAGAAGCTAGTCCTATTGATGAAGCAGTGCCTGTGTCGCAAATGGGAAAGAAGCAATCACCGAGTTATGAAGCACATTTATCAACCAATTTTGAGCTTGACCACAAGACCCCAAGCCAGACCGACAATAATGATAAAAAGTTAGCAACTGATGACAGTTCTTCAGTTACATCTGCTACATCTTTGCCACCGACTAAAGTAGAGAGCCTTTCTGATACAAATCCTTTCACAACATTTAAAGAGGACAGCAAAATGTCCATATCTGAGGGGACCACATCTGATAAGTCTGGCACTCCAGTTGATGAGGTTGTTGCAGAGGACACATTTTCTCACATTGCCTCTGCCTCAACAGCATCGCTCGCAACAAGTTCTTTACCAGAACCTACAACAGATGATGTCTCCCCATCACTTCATGCTGAAGTTGGCTCCCCTCATTCCACAGAAGTGGAtgactctctctctgtttctgttGTTCAGACTCCAACCACAATGCAAGAAGCAGAAGTTTCCCCATCCAAGGAGGACAGTCCCCGGCCTATGTCAATCTCACCTGATGTTTCCCCAAAAATGGCAAAATTGAGAATGCCACAACAGGAAACAAAATCCCCTGAGCAGTCTTTGTCAGTCGAGTGTGGACAAGAATCCCCAGAACACTCATTTGCATTAGATTTCAGCAAGCAGTCACCAGATCATCCATCTTTAGGAGGAATCCAGCGTACAGCCACTGAAAATGGTCCAACAGAAGTTGATTACAGCCCCTCAGATGGAACCAGTGTCATAGCAGAACAGCGCAGACCTGAGGAAGATGGGGAGAAGGCAATGCTTTTCAAAGAGTCTGATAGTACCCAGGCTGCTTCAGTTTCCCCATCAGATGCCTCTCAGTCCACCCCATCAGTTACAACACCCTCCCAAATTGGGGAGCCAAGAGAAGATTCTCCAAATGTAGGACATTTCTCAGAGTCTGTTACTCCAAAACAGTCACCCCGCAATCACTCCCCTTTATCTTCAGATTCATCTCTTGTTCTAGGAGGACCAAGCACCTTACATGAAGGAGCAGATAAAGATAAACCTAGTCCCAGCTCATTTTACAAAGAGACTGGTATGGATAAAATAGAGGACAGAACAAATCTGGAGAAGACTCCTCCAAAGACCATGTCACCCTCATCTCCTACGGTGTCATCTTGTTTTTCTCCAAAGGCAGAAGAGCTGAAACTTGGCTTAGGGACAAATCCCTTCACAGACTCAAAATCCCCCACCAGTCCCAAAATAACATCTCCACCTCAACATTCTCCTAGTTCCCATCAGACAGACATTCAAGAGAAGTTTTCCAGCAGCTCCACATCATATTCCTACAGCTGGCAATATGGGGAATCTACTAAACGTTGTGATGGTGGGTCCATAGGGCCAGATACCTCAAAAACAAGCCCTTCTCAGTCACGAGCAGTTGTGGACTTGTGTTTGGTGACCTCCTGTGAATACAGACATCCAAAGACAGAGCTTTCTCCATCCTTTATAAACCCAAGTCCTCTTGAGTACTTCATGAATGAGGAACAACCTCTGGAGGAGGAAAAGCCGCTTGCTAGGTCTGGAGGAGGACCACCCCCACCTGGAGGGAAACAGCAGAGCAAGCAGTGTGAGGAAACTCCTCCAACTTCTGTAAGTGAATCAGTGCCCTCTCAAACAGACTCAGATGTTCCTCCTGGCACAGAGGAGTGCCCATCAATAACTGCAGAAGCAAATATTGACTCGGAGGATGACTCAGAAACATTACCAACAGATAGGACTATCACTTATCGTCATGCAGACCCACCTCCACTCACACCCAGAGACCCTGCTCCTGCCCCTCCACATCCTGATGCCTGCATGGTGGATCCTGAGGTCCTTAAGGCTGAAGAGGCATCCCAAAAAGATGAAAGAGGGAAGCCAAAAAAGAACATCAGCAGCAAGACTAAGTCATCTGCAACAAAGAGCTTGTCAAAAACAAGTGCCATCAAAGAGTCGAAAGTGTCCTCTCCAAAAAAGACTACAGAAGATAAAGATGCCAAAAATGCTACTAATACCTCTGCATCAAGGGGAGTGAAAAGCAGCACTTCAG gAAGCACTAAGTCCATCAGTGGAACATCATTACCTAACTGTCCTCCAATGTATATGGACCTAGTTTACATACCAAATCACTGCAATGCCAAGAATGTGGATGCTGAGTTCTTTAAACGGATCCGATCCTCCTACTATGTAGTCAGTGGTAATGATCCAACAGCACAGGAGCCCAGTAAGGCAGTTCTGGATGCTCTGTTGGAAGCAAAGAGCCAGTGGGGAAATACTATGCAG GTCACACTGATTCCAACCCATGATACAGAAGTTATGAGGGAGTGGTACCAGGAAACCCATGAGAAGCAGCAAGACATGAACATCATGGTTTTGGCGAGCAGCAGCACTGTGGTTATGCAAGATGAGTCTTTCCCTGCATGTAAGATTGAACTGTGA